One Terriglobales bacterium genomic window, GTATGGGCATAAATCGCTGCGGGCTGCCAGCTACTGGCCGCTGGCAAAAATCGCGAACGAACAGTGATTCTAAACGCAGCTCCTTGTTTCGCCCGCTCCTGGAGAGGACAACGGGGGAGCGCATTGGCCGGCAGCCAGCAGCCAGCGGCTAGATTTTGGCCCTCGCCTTCAGGCGCACTTGTCCGCTCTCGATTTCGACCGAGTACTCGACGCTGCTGCATCCATAGTCTTTGCGGATCTGCTCGGTCTTCTTCTTGACGAAGGCCTTGAACGAGTCGAAGGCGGCGCCGGAGGCGTTGGCGTCGCCGGCCTGCCTGCGCGCCGCGATCATGGCGTCAAAGAGCGAGCGCACGCGGTCGGCGTCGGCGTCGGCATCGGAGCAGGAGATCCTGAAGGGCTGCGCGCCGGCGTCGGCGGCAGCGCCCATGGCGCGCGCCGCTTCCTTTTCCTCGCCGGTGCGCATGCCCTGGATGCCGAGCGCGGCGTCCTGCGGACGGCGATAGCCTTCTTCCTTGATCTTCAGCTTCTGCCGCCACAGGTCGCTGAACAGCGCGTAGCGCTGCACGATGCTGTTGTAGCGGAAGCGCTGCGGAAAGGTGAGCTTGCTGCTGTCGCTGAACTTCCTGATGAGCGACTGCACGCGCCACTCGGTGTCGCTGGGCGGCTTCTTGGAGCCGCCGCCGAAGAAGACGTCGTACTCGATCTTGAGGCGCCGGACCTGCTCTTCCAGGACGTTCAGTTCTTCGTCAATGGTCACGCCGCGGCCCCTGATGGCGGCGGCAGCGCTGCTGCCGCGAGAAGAAGCGGAATATACCACACGGCTGCGGGCCCCTCGTGGGCCTTAGTTCGCATCCTAGTCAGGAAGCAAAGCCCTGCGCGGAGCGCAGCTCTGGCCGAAGTAGGCGCTGGAACCAGCGACCGCGCGGGCGCATCCGGCCCTCGTCAAAGGCCATTATGAAAGCGAAAGAGAAGGAGCAGAACAAGAAGGACCACGGCCAGGCGCCGGGCGGCAACGCCGAACCGCAAGCCGGACTGCACAACGGCGAGGGTGAGCGCGAAAAGATCAACATCGTGATCGCCGACGATCATGCCGTGCTGCGTGAGTCGCTGGTGGCGCTGCTCAACACGCAGCCCGATTTCCTCGTGGTGGGCTCGGCATCGAGCGGAACCGAAGCCCTGTCGCTGGTGCAGCAGCACCGTCCCCAGGTGCTGGTGCTCGACCTGTTCATGCCCGAAGGCGACGGCTTCGATGTGCTGCGTACCCTCGACCAGGCCGGCAATCGCGTCGCCGCCGTGGTGCTCACCGGCTCGGAGAGCCAGACCGACTACGTGCAGACGGTGCGGTTGGGCGCGCGCGGCCTGGTGCTGAAGAGCGACGGGCCGGAGAAACTGTTTGCCGCCATCCGCAGCGTGGCCGGGGGCGAGCTGGCCTTCTCCGATGAGGTTGCGCACCGCGTGCTCACCGCCATGGTGGAAGACACGCGCACCGAAACGCGCTCGCTCGCCCGCCTGAGCGACCGCGAGCGGCAGATTTCCTTCCTCGTAGCCCGCGGGCTGAAGAACCGCGACATCGCCACCGAATTGCAAATCAGCGAGAACACGGTGAAGCGCCATTTGCAGAGCATCTTTTCCAAGACCGGCGCGCGCGATCGCCTGGAGCTGGCAGTGATGGCGCTGAGCGAGGCGACGAAGGCGGCATAAAGCCGGCAATCAGCACTCAGCACTTGGCATTCAGCCCCTGAACGTCTGGGCGAATCATAGGCGGCGCCGCAGAAGCCGTTCGGTGCAAGGTGTTCTCTTACCGCGAATATCCCGCTCTCTTGAGCAGAAACACGCAAGGGCTGAATGCTGAATGCTGAGTGCTCGCGGATCAGCTACCCGATTTGGCCAGCGATTCCGCGCTGAGCAGCGCGTTCATCGAGCCGGAGCGGAAGCCTTCCAGATCCAGCGTGACGTAAGTGAAGCCGAGCGGCTTGAAGATGGCGGTGAGGCGCGCGGCCATGGCGGGCGTGAGCGCGCGGGGAAGCTCGTCGGGCGCGATCTCGATGCGCACGATGGCGCCGTGATGCCGCACGCGGAACTGGCGGAAGCCGAGTTCGCGCAGCGCGTCTTCACCGCGTTCCACCGCCGAGAGCGCTTCGGGTGTGACGGCGCGTCCGTACTCGATGCGCGAAGCGAGGCACGCTGAGGCGGGCTTGTCCCAGACGCGCAGGCCGGCTTGCTTTGCCAGTTCGCGGATGTCGCTCTTGCCCAAGGCGCAATCGAGCAGCGGCGCGGCAATATTGTGCTCGCGGGCGGCACGCTGGCCGGGACGAAAGTCACCCTGGTCGTCGCGGTTCACGCCGTAGGCAACGGCGTCGAATCCGCGCTCGCGGCGAAGGTCCTCGAGCACGTTGAAGAGCTCGTCCTTGCAGTGGAAGCAGCGCTGCGCATCGTTGCGCGCGTACTCGGGATTGTCGAGCTCGGCGGTGTTCACCACTTCGACCGGGATGTGCTGCTCGGCGGCGAAAGCGAGCCCGTCGGCCAACTGCGTGCGGGCCAGCGAAGGCGAATCGGCGATGACCGCGAGCATATCGTTGCCCAGCGCGCGATGCGCCGCCCAGGCGAGAAACGCCGAGTCGACACCGCCGGAGTAGGCAACGATGAGGCGACCGAGCCCGCGAAGATGGGCGTCGAGTTGGGCGAGGCGATCCGGCATCGCGGTCTATTCTAACGGTAACGTTTGGCGCCGTGCCGGTCGAGGGCGACCAGGCTCCATTGCGCCTGGTCCCCAACCCGTTACCACTCGTTACCGAAGTACTCTTGTTGCTCCGGCGCTGATCTGCGGAAATAGTGGCTGCGGCGTGAAACTCCGGCGCCGCTGGAGCATCCAAACCAGCCGTGACCCTGCAATTCATTGACGACCTGCTGGCACGCAGCAGCCGCCCGCTGTGGTTTGAATCGATGAACCTGGCGCGCCTGCTGTGGACCTCGGCGCTGGTGATGGCCGTCGGCATCTTCAATCTGAGCTTTGGCCTGACGGCGCTGGGGCTGGACACCGCGGTCGAGGTCACGAGCGACATCGCGCAGCGCGCGATTGGGAAGTAGTTCTCAGGGCTCAGTCTCAGTTCTCACGCCTCAGTTCTCACGCTCCACAAAGACTGCGCCGTCCCGCCGCGGCGCCCGCCAGCGGGCGAAGTCCCCCGCGCCCACACAGTCCGTGCCGTCTCGCTAAATTCGCGTTTATCGGCTGCGGCGTTCTTCGGTGCGGGAGCGCTCTTGGGAGCGCACGGCGAGCAGGGCCTTGTCGGCGCGATGGATGGTGCGCTCCAGCGACTCGCCGCCTTCCCGCGCGGCCCATCCGAGCGAAAACGACACCGGGACCTCGCGCGCGCCAAGTTGCTTCAGGCGGTCGGCGGGGCGCTCGGTGCTGGCCGCGTCGGCGCCAGCGAGGAGCACGACAAACTCATCGCCGCCGAAGCGGACCACGCCTTCGTCGGCGCGCGTCTGGCGCATGAGGAAGCGGCTCACGCGACGCAGCACCTGGTCGCCGATCTGGTGGCCGAAGCGGTCGTTGTATTCCTTGAAGCGGTCCACGTCGAGCACGATGCAGCCCCAGTCGCGGTGCTGGCGCAGCATGTGGCTTTCGAATTCGCCCAGGTAGCGGCGGTTGAAGCAGCCGGTAAGCGGATCGCGGATGCTCTGCTCGACCAGCTGTTCTTCAAGGCGCTTGCGCTCGGTGATGTCGACCAGAATGCCGTAGTACAGCGTCTCGCCGTTGGGCGCTTTGACGGCGTAGGCGGCATCGATCACGGTGCGGACCTGGCCGTCGGGGCGGCGGATCTTGAGTTCGTAATCGCGCAGCGAGCCGTACTCGCGCAGCAGCCGCACCTGGCGCTCGCGCTCTTCCGGGTCGACGAGCAGGTCGGCGGCGCTATACTGGCGAAGATCGGCGAGGGAAGCGACGCCGAGAATTTCCAGAAATGCGGGATTGGCGTCGAGGATGCGCCCGCGTTCAGTGGTGACGTAGATGCCCTCTTTCAGGCGACGTACCAGCTGGCGCAGGCTCTCGGGGTCCTCCAGACCGCGAAACTCGGGCTCGGACAATCCGCCTCCCTGGATCGCTGCCGCTCGCGCTGTGGCGGGCATATCGTAACAGCAGTGGCCCGGCTGCTCGGGTATTTCTCGCCGCCCGCCGGACAAAATTACCGGGGACGGCGCAGAGGGCCGCGATTGGGGCTCGTGAGGTGTTTCTAAGTAGTTGACTGATAGTGCTTTGCAGGCGGTCGAGGCCGGCCGCTTTGGCATCTGAATTGATATAACGCAAGCCGAGCGAGCACGGTCCAAAGCCGGCCGCGAAAGTTTCTAAAGCCCCGGGGTACCGGCATACGGGCTACGGCCCATGGCCGGGAACAGCTTCCGAAGGCTCCCCTAGTCGGAGGAATCGCAATGAAGAACCGCACGTTACTCGCGCTACTGCTGATCGCCGGGCTGGCTGTTACGGCCGTGGCGCAACAGCAGACGCCCTCATCGCGGCCGGCGCCCGCGGCGCAAAGCGCGCCGCCGCAGACCGATCAGACGCCGCCGTCCAGCGCGCCCAGCGACCCGAACACGAGCCAGGCAGCCAAGGACCAGGCCAGCCAGCAGCCTTCCAACCTGGCGAGCGGCAAGCAACCGCTGGCCTATGAAGACCACCAGGGCTTCTGGGGCAAGATCAACCCGTTCGCGCGGAAGAAGTATGTGCAGCGGCAGCTGACGCCGGTGCGCGATCGCGTCAACGAACTCGATGAACTCACCGCCGCCAATTCGAAGATGATCCGCGACGTGGATGCGCGCGCCAGCGAGGGCATCCGGCTGGCGGCGTCGAAGGCCAGTGAGGCCGACCAGCACGCCATTGACGCAGGCAACCGCGCCCAGATGGCGCACCAGACCGCGCAACAGGCCAACGAGCGGCTTGCGGGCGTGGAGCAGGTGGTGGGAACGCTGGACCAGTACAAGGCGGCCACGCAGGTGGAGTTGATCTTCCGTCCGGGCCAGCTGGCGCTCAGCCAGAAGGCGAAGGGAGCGCTCGACGAGCTGGCTGCCTCGCTGAAGGCCAAGCGCGGCTACATCGTCGAGGTACAGGGCTTCTCCAGCGGACGCGGCGCCGAGGCGATCCAGAATTCGCAGAAGATGGCCGACGCGGTGGTGCGTTACCTGGTGCTGAATCACGAGGTGCCGGTGTACCGCATCTACACGCTGGGCATGGGCAACGCGCCGGTGCCGGCGTCGAGCGATACCGGCAAGACGCGGCGCACCCGCGGTGGCCGGGTGGAAGTCAGCCTGATGACCAACGCGCTGGCCGACATGAGCCAGTCGGCGCAGAACACCGCGCCGGCAACCATGGGCAGCACGTCGGGCAGTTCGACGGAACCGGCGGCGAGCGGCAGCTCGAGCATGCCGCAGTCGGACAACCCACCGGCAGCGCCCGCGGTGACCACGCAACCGTCGGCTCCGCAGGCGCCCGCCACCACGCAGCCTGGGCAGCAGCAGACGCCGCCGCCCACGCCGCCGAAGATGTAAGTCAGTCTGCCGTCGGCGGCCCGGCTTCGCAGGGGAAGCCGGGCTACCGCAAAGCAGGCACCACAATCCGAGTTCCCCCGGGTTGTATGCAGCAACAGAGGCCCTTCGCAAAGCGGAGGGCCTTGTTGTTTTACAGCAAGTTTCACGTTTCGCGTTTCACGGTTCACGTTCCTGCCGGTAGCAGGTCTCGGCAATTGGACGTGATAGCCCGAGATGAAGTGGCCACATACCAGGCGCCAGGTGCGATTAGCGGAAGCGGAAAACGGCCTTTCCTACGGTTGTTGGCGCATGGCGCCAATCTCAGCCAGGACTTCGCGGCTGACCTCGCGGCCCCCTTCATACTGAACATGAATCACGCGCACGGCGCTCTGGCGTCCACGGGCGACGGCGTTGGCCAGCGCCAGGTCGGGGAACCACCCTATCGGCTCCCAGCGGGTACCGTTGAGCCTCCAGACTTCGTATTGCTCCCAGTGGGCCACTGCACAAGATTTGGATGCGAAAAGAAGTGGATCGTGAACCGTGGAAAGTGGACCGTGAAGCTCGGGATCCGCCGGCCTCTGTCGAAGTCTCCAGCGTGAGTTGCCGCTGTTCACTTTCCACTGTTCACTTTCCACTGCTTTCAGCTTAGACTCCGAAAACGGTGGAATTTTCGGAGAAGCAATCGCGAAAGGCGGCGGTGGCCGCAGCGGAGGGCGCGCCACAGCGCATGGTGTCGGCAGCGGCGGTGGACGACGATGCGTCGTTTGAGCTGAAGCTGCGGCCCAGGCGCTTGCAGGAGTTCATCGGCCAGAGCAAGGTCAAGGAGAACCTGGGGGTGGCGATTGCGGCGGCGCGGCAGCGCGGCGAGCCGCTCGACCACGTGCTGCTCTACGGGCCGCCCGGCCTGGGCAAGACGACGCTGGCCACCATCATCGCCAACGAAATGGGCGCGGCGTTCCAGCAGACGTCAGGGCCGACGCTGCAAATCAAGGGCGACCTGACGGCCATCCTCACCAACATCCGCGAACGGCAGGTGCTGTTCATTGACGAGATTCACCGGCTGCAGCCGGCGCTGGAGGAATTGCTCTACTCGGCGCTGGAGGACTACCGGCTCGACATCATGATCGGGCAGGGGCCGGCGGCGCGCACGCACACGCTCGAAGTGAGACCGTTCACCTTCGTGGGCGCGACCACGCGCGCCGGGCTGCTCTCGGCGCCGCTGCGTTCGCGATTCGGGATCGTGCTGCGGCTGGAGTTCTATACGACCGAAGACCTGCGCGTGATCGTGGAGCGTTCGGCCGAGATTCTCGGCGTTGCTATTGATGCGGGAGGCGCCACCGAGATTGCGGCACGGTCGCGCGGCACGCCGCGCATCGCCAACCGGCTGCTGCGCCGCGTGCGCGACTACGCCCAGATCAAGGGCACATCCGGCGGACGCATTGACCAGGCCACAGCGCGCGCGGCCCTGGAGATGCTGGAAGTGGACCAGCACGGTTTTGATGAAGTCGATCGCCGGCTGCTGCTGACCATCATCGAGAAGTATCAGGGCGGGCCGGTGGGCGTGAACACGCTGGCAGCCGCCCTGGCGGAAGAGGCCGAGGCAATCGAAGAAATCTACGAACCGTTCCTCATCCAGATTGGCTTCCTCGACCGCACACCGCGCGGGCGCGTGGCCACGCAGTTGGCCTATCAGCACTTCGGGCTGACGCAGAAGCGGAAACAGAACAGTTTGTTCTGAATTCGCCAACCGCGGACTCGGAGCCGCAAAGGCAACTGGAAAACCGGCTTGCCAGGGATGCGCGCGGATTTCCACCGATCGCAGGCACGTGAGGGTCGGTGAGAATCCGCGGAATCCGTGGCGAGGATTGTCTCGGTTGCTCCGCGTCTCCGCGGTCATTCAGATTCCCACAGCTTCGTAATCGTCCGTATCGTCGCGCGACGGGCGGCGGCGCTGCTCGATTTCGTATGGCAAGCGCCGTTTTAGGCGCTCGCGTCGCAAGCGGCTGCCGCCCATCAGCGCCGCCGTGATCACGCCGCCGGCAAGCAGCGCGCCGGCCGCGGCGTTGCCCGGATTGAGCACGATCGGTTCGACCACGCGGCTGCCCATGAGCGTGAGGCGGCCGGGAATGCCGACGGCTTCCTGAAAGTTTTCGATGCTGCGGCGTCCGCCGCGCTCCAGGGCGCGCCACATGAAGACGGCGGCGCCGGTGTAGGGCGTGGATGTGTCTTCGCCGCCGCGCACGACGACGGACTCGTGGCGGCCGTCGCCTTCGGCCGCGCGCTGCTGCAACCTCAGCAGCTCGTCGAGCGCGGCTGCCAGTGGGCGTCCCTGCGCCCACAGCATGCGGTAGGCAACGCGACCGGACTTGTCGATGACAAACGCGGGGTTCGCCAGCTTTCCCCAGCGGCGATGGACGGTGCCGCGCACGTCATCGATCGCGATGGGAATGTGGACATCTTCTTCGTCGCGCAGACACTCGGCGGCGGCGGCCTTCTGCGCCGGCGTGCGGTGCGCCGGCAGCTGGTCTCCAGGATGCGCCTCGCGAACGTAGATGAGCGCGAACTCCACGTCATCGCTGGCGTAGCGCTTGGCAAGGCGATTGAGGCTGCGAATGGAGGCGGCGGTCATGGGACACGTCGCGGAACCAAAGCTCAGGACCAGGTTCTTGTTGCCGCGAAAGTCGCTCAGGCGGAAAGGGTCACCATCGAGCGTGCGCAGGGTGAAGTCGGGTGCGCGTTCGCCCGGTTCCGGGGCGTCACGGAAACCGGCCCTGAGGTTCTCCAGCCCCTGCTCGCGGGTGAAGGCGGCGTAGTTGTAGGGCTTGTAGCCAAACATGGCTCGGAACTCCTTGGCTGGAAATTTTACGCTTGGCCCCGGGCGCGCAGGCCGCGCGACCACCGATTTTGATGCCGCGGGCGCGCGGCGGCGTTGACCGGCTGATTGATTTTTCCAAGCGCGGATTTTTTGTGAGCGCGCCCTTGTTACCGCGGATGCCTTACGTGGCGACTTGTCGCATCCTGACGCACCCAATAAAATGCCAGTTCCACTTTTTTCTGCGGTTCAATCCCCTAAGTGGAGGTTGCATGGCACCACTGAAAGTCGGAGACATGGCGCCCGACTTCGAACTGCCGGCGGTCACCGGCGAACAGCGGCACCGGGTTCGGCTGAGTGACTTCCGCGGCAAGAAGCACGTGGTGATTGCTTTTTATCCCCTCGCCTGGACTCCGGTGTGAGCGGCCCAGATGCCGGCGTACAACGCGGACTATGACAAGTTCGCCGGCTACGATGCCCAGGTCGTGGGCATCAGCGTAGATTCCATCCCCAGCCACCTGGCGTGGCAGAAGCGCGACATCGGAATACTGCGGTATCCGCTGGCGAGCGACTTTTGGCCGCACGGCGAGACGGCCCGCAAATTTGGCGTCCTGCGCGAGGGCGATCCCATTCCGGGGATCAACGAACGCGCCGTCTTCATCGTGGACAAGGAAGGCAAGATCGTCTTCTCCAAGGTGTATCCCCTTGACCGCCAGCCCGATAACGAAGACGCGTTTGAGGTGCTCAGAAAGCTTTAGCAGCACTTCACGACCTGCAGGAAGGCCGCCCGCAACCGGGTGGCCTTTGTTTTTGCCATGACCCCGATAAAAGTTTCGTTCGCGACTCCAGCGCTACCGGCGCCCACAAGACATGGAAGCCCATCCTCGTCCGCCGCTGTGGAAGACGCTGTTCGCCTTCGCGATGATTTACTTCGTCTGGGGGCCCGACGTTACTGGCGATTCGCGTCGGCGTGGAGGAGGTGCCGCCGTTCCTGCTGGCGGCCATCCGCTTCCTCATCGCCGGCCTGGTCCTTTACGGCTGGATGCTCGCGGTGGTGGTCGGGTATTTCTTCGGCGGCGAGGCGCTTGACCTGAGGACGATCTTGGGCACGTTCCTCGTGCTGGCGGGCGTGGTGGTAATCACCACCACGCCGGCGAAGGTGAACATTGCGGCGCGCGCGGTGGAAGAGTCAGGTTGAGGACTCGCCGCGTTGGGCCACCACGAAGGCCGAGATGGCCGCGTCGAAGATGGCGGTGAACTCGCGCCGCGTGAAGCTGGCGGGATAGCCGGCGCGCTCGGCGAGCAGATGGTCGCGCATCAGCCCTTCAAACATTCCAATGAGCGCCGAGCGGAT contains:
- a CDS encoding MXAN_5187 C-terminal domain-containing protein, whose translation is MVYSASSRGSSAAAAIRGRGVTIDEELNVLEEQVRRLKIEYDVFFGGGSKKPPSDTEWRVQSLIRKFSDSSKLTFPQRFRYNSIVQRYALFSDLWRQKLKIKEEGYRRPQDAALGIQGMRTGEEKEAARAMGAAADAGAQPFRISCSDADADADRVRSLFDAMIAARRQAGDANASGAAFDSFKAFVKKKTEQIRKDYGCSSVEYSVEIESGQVRLKARAKI
- a CDS encoding response regulator transcription factor, with translation MKAKEKEQNKKDHGQAPGGNAEPQAGLHNGEGEREKINIVIADDHAVLRESLVALLNTQPDFLVVGSASSGTEALSLVQQHRPQVLVLDLFMPEGDGFDVLRTLDQAGNRVAAVVLTGSESQTDYVQTVRLGARGLVLKSDGPEKLFAAIRSVAGGELAFSDEVAHRVLTAMVEDTRTETRSLARLSDRERQISFLVARGLKNRDIATELQISENTVKRHLQSIFSKTGARDRLELAVMALSEATKAA
- the larE gene encoding ATP-dependent sacrificial sulfur transferase LarE — its product is MPDRLAQLDAHLRGLGRLIVAYSGGVDSAFLAWAAHRALGNDMLAVIADSPSLARTQLADGLAFAAEQHIPVEVVNTAELDNPEYARNDAQRCFHCKDELFNVLEDLRRERGFDAVAYGVNRDDQGDFRPGQRAAREHNIAAPLLDCALGKSDIRELAKQAGLRVWDKPASACLASRIEYGRAVTPEALSAVERGEDALRELGFRQFRVRHHGAIVRIEIAPDELPRALTPAMAARLTAIFKPLGFTYVTLDLEGFRSGSMNALLSAESLAKSGS
- a CDS encoding sensor domain-containing diguanylate cyclase, producing MSEPEFRGLEDPESLRQLVRRLKEGIYVTTERGRILDANPAFLEILGVASLADLRQYSAADLLVDPEERERQVRLLREYGSLRDYELKIRRPDGQVRTVIDAAYAVKAPNGETLYYGILVDITERKRLEEQLVEQSIRDPLTGCFNRRYLGEFESHMLRQHRDWGCIVLDVDRFKEYNDRFGHQIGDQVLRRVSRFLMRQTRADEGVVRFGGDEFVVLLAGADAASTERPADRLKQLGAREVPVSFSLGWAAREGGESLERTIHRADKALLAVRSQERSRTEERRSR
- a CDS encoding OmpA family protein, whose product is MKNRTLLALLLIAGLAVTAVAQQQTPSSRPAPAAQSAPPQTDQTPPSSAPSDPNTSQAAKDQASQQPSNLASGKQPLAYEDHQGFWGKINPFARKKYVQRQLTPVRDRVNELDELTAANSKMIRDVDARASEGIRLAASKASEADQHAIDAGNRAQMAHQTAQQANERLAGVEQVVGTLDQYKAATQVELIFRPGQLALSQKAKGALDELAASLKAKRGYIVEVQGFSSGRGAEAIQNSQKMADAVVRYLVLNHEVPVYRIYTLGMGNAPVPASSDTGKTRRTRGGRVEVSLMTNALADMSQSAQNTAPATMGSTSGSSTEPAASGSSSMPQSDNPPAAPAVTTQPSAPQAPATTQPGQQQTPPPTPPKM
- the ruvB gene encoding Holliday junction branch migration DNA helicase RuvB produces the protein MVSAAAVDDDASFELKLRPRRLQEFIGQSKVKENLGVAIAAARQRGEPLDHVLLYGPPGLGKTTLATIIANEMGAAFQQTSGPTLQIKGDLTAILTNIRERQVLFIDEIHRLQPALEELLYSALEDYRLDIMIGQGPAARTHTLEVRPFTFVGATTRAGLLSAPLRSRFGIVLRLEFYTTEDLRVIVERSAEILGVAIDAGGATEIAARSRGTPRIANRLLRRVRDYAQIKGTSGGRIDQATARAALEMLEVDQHGFDEVDRRLLLTIIEKYQGGPVGVNTLAAALAEEAEAIEEIYEPFLIQIGFLDRTPRGRVATQLAYQHFGLTQKRKQNSLF
- a CDS encoding redoxin family protein; this encodes MFGYKPYNYAAFTREQGLENLRAGFRDAPEPGERAPDFTLRTLDGDPFRLSDFRGNKNLVLSFGSATCPMTAASIRSLNRLAKRYASDDVEFALIYVREAHPGDQLPAHRTPAQKAAAAECLRDEEDVHIPIAIDDVRGTVHRRWGKLANPAFVIDKSGRVAYRMLWAQGRPLAAALDELLRLQQRAAEGDGRHESVVVRGGEDTSTPYTGAAVFMWRALERGGRRSIENFQEAVGIPGRLTLMGSRVVEPIVLNPGNAAAGALLAGGVITAALMGGSRLRRERLKRRLPYEIEQRRRPSRDDTDDYEAVGI